From Dreissena polymorpha isolate Duluth1 unplaced genomic scaffold, UMN_Dpol_1.0 chrUn003, whole genome shotgun sequence, the proteins below share one genomic window:
- the LOC127863252 gene encoding uncharacterized protein LOC127863252, translating to MAELSTEQDAINDVNATNTTDTNLPNEVASKGKDEGTYESEGDPALNFKESLKPEEELVCQPCKDEGKVLVADGFCVTCGEHLCEMFFKYHTVPRLYRNHILQEKHEMPREISTKNACLKPCQMCTFHDHELLVSFCNDHEMLCCNKCIELTHQLCNDVESIESKCDSMEEDEELQSFLDGINNLKTDFEETRSKALRNKEEVEWYYEQAVHAFAQCIDTNRQADQEKLTQIVGDCDKVILRLSDAIQEMNAARENQKHNELFIKITLLKKHKEIINTNMTVLNSKNNYDRYFFLSIKTARLFGQVLRMSVPADTLELIGTDCHQLILFPKQRLLIISSSTVTLLNYSTKERNQFASLNDAQSFIHCTEKEILIFVPKSEYWQITNVKNNGITNFKQDFNIKIISTKTSYGLILYNGETFTAFCTKEIDEVAVVELDGNGNVKRSVNDNISTLMTNGVRFIEQPEGGVYDEENDVMFITDYRKDSVFKMTKDGECHCIVISERLAGPKGIAVCRDGTLMVCCTLTKCVVKVTKDGEIYSFIGPLTFEPFALAYDKENALLCVGECHLFGNSVVERSKQSREYPNTKPPTHGMENISVAANLFLEI from the exons ATGGCAGAATTATCAACAGAACAAGATGCCATAAATGACGTGAATGCAACAAACACGACAGACACTAATTTGCCAAACGAAGTCGCTAGTAAAGGAAAAGATGAAGGAACATACGAAAGTGAAGGAGACCCAGCGCTTAACTTCAAAGAATCATTAAAACCGGAAGAAGAATTAGTTTGTCAGCCATGTAAAGATGAGGGTAAAGTCCTTGTCGCAGACGGATTCTGTGTGACGTGCGGTGAACATCTTTGTGAAATGTTTTTCAAATATCACACCGTACCAAGACTCTACCGCAATCATATTCTACAAGAAAAACACGAGATGCCAAGAGAAATCTCTACTAAGAACGCTTGTTTGAAACCATGCCAAATGTGCACTTTTCACGATCATGAACTGCTTGTGTCGTTTTGTAACGACCACGAAATGCTGTGTTGCAATAAATGTATCGAACTTACGCATCAATTGTGTAATGATGTCGAGAGCATAGAATCGAAATGCGATAGTATGGAAGAGGATGAAGAACTACAGTCGTTCCTTGACGGaattaataatttgaaaacaGACTTTGAGGAAACGAGATCAAAAGCACTGCGAAACAAAGAGGAGGTTGAATGGTACTATGAGCAGGCAGTGCATGCTTTTGCACAATGCATTGACACGAACCGTCAAGCCGACCAGGAAAAATTGACACAGATAGTGGGTGATTGCGACAAGGTAATACTACGGTTAAGTGATGCGATTCAAGAAATGAACGCCGCGCGTGAGAATCAAAAACACAATGAACTTTTTATCAAAATAACTTTATTGAAGAAACATAAAGAGATAATAAACACGAATATGACCGTGTTGAATTCAAAGAATAATTACGATCGATATTTTTTCCTATCAATTAAAACTGCACGATTGTTTGGGCAGGTTTTACGAATGTCAGTACCTGCAGACACTTTAGAACTCATTGGGACCGATTGTCATCAATTAATATTGTTTCCAAAGCAGAGACTGCTTATTATAAGCTCCTCAACTGTTACACTTTTGAATTATAGCACGAAAGAACGAAACCAGTTTGCTAGTTTGAATGATGCAcaatcattcattcattgtacTGAAAAAGAAATTTTAATCTTTGTGCCAAAGTCCGAATATTGGCAGATCACGAATGTGAAAAACAATGGTATTACCAATTTCAAACAGgactttaatattaaaattatttcaacTAAGACGAGCTATGGTCTAATACTTTATAATGGGGAAACGTTCACAGCTTTTTGTACCAAAGAGATTGATGAAGTTGCTGTTGTAGAATTAGACGGAAATGGAAATGTTAAACGATCTGTTAATGACAATATTTCAACTCTGATGACAAATGGAGTCCGCTTTATTGAACAGCCAGAGGGAGGAGTCTATGACGAGGAAAATGACGTAATGTTCATCACAGATTATCGAAAGGACTCGGTGTTTAAGATGACCAAAGACGGAGAATGTCACTGCATAGTGATTTCCGAAAGACTTGCCGGCCCTAAGGGAATCGCTGTTTGTCGTGATGGAACATTAATGGTGTGTTGTACACTGACCAAATGTGTTGTCAAAGTCACAAAAGACGGAGAGATTTACAGTTTCATTGGTCCTCTGACGTTCGAACCATTTGCCTTGGCGTATGATAAAGAGAACGCGTTGTTGTGCGTTGGCG aatgccatttgtttgggaacagtgtggtagagaggtcaaaacaAAGTCGGGAATAtccaaacacaaagccacccacgcacgggatggaaaatatttctgttgcggcaaaccttttctt ggagatttaa